The genomic stretch TTGATGTCATGCGGGAAATAGAACTTGCCCCCTACGACTACGACCACCTATTCCTTGCATTAAGGAAAAAATAATAAAATGTTTGCATTTAGGCAGGTTTGGCAAAATAGTTTGAAAGAAAAACAGCAAACGTGCAAATAAAGCCGGTTTTGGTTATGGCGTCCCACCACGGAGGAGGCAAAGGCGACAACAGGTTTCTGACTCTTTTATTCACAGGCCTGTTGGCAGGCATTTTCCTTGCCTCATTTGCAAAGTTTACATTTACAGAAAACTCCGGCTCCATGTTCTACTCTTTTGGGAAGTCAATTTGCACCTTCAGCCTGGAGAAAGGGGCTGAATCCGACTTTGGCTGCTGGGGCAGGATAATAGCCATTGAGCTTGTGGTTTTTGCCTGCGGCACGATTGAAATACTTTTTGCAAAGGAAGTGCACAAGCAGGCAATTGTCGACACGCCTGTTTTTCTTGCTGTTGCAGTCCTAAGCTTCCTGTTGGCATTTTTTGCCTGAAACAATAGCCATTGTGCTGACGGATTAATGGCCCAAAGATGGCTTAAGCTGCCAAAGATGGTTTTCTGACATGTTCCAGCCAGGACGTGGGCATGTAAAAAATAAAGAGAAAAAGAAGTTCTGCAAAGGTCCTTGGCTTACCTTGCTGACCTTGCCATCCTCTCAGTTTCGTCCCTCTTCTTTATTGAGTAGGATGAAACCGCATCTCCGCGGGCTGCATTTTCTATCTCGTTTGCAAGCGCGTCTGCAAGCGTCTTTTTGTTCCTGAATGCGCCCATGATTGCCGCAAGCGTGAGATTCCTCAGCGCCATGTCAAGCCTGCGCTGCGCAGACACGTCAACTGCGACCTGGTAAGACACGCCTCCAAACGAG from Candidatus Parvarchaeota archaeon encodes the following:
- a CDS encoding 30S ribosomal protein S7 (binds directly to 16S rRNA where it nucleates assembly of the head domain of the 30S subunit) — translated: MRGGTGEKTSGKVIRTHGKLSGKKLKAIKIVEKALSIVAEKTKKNPIQLLVDAVQNSAPREDFTRVSFGGVSYQVAVDVSAQRRLDMALRNLTLAAIMGAFRNKKTLADALANEIENAARGDAVSSYSIKKRDETERMARSAR